Below is a genomic region from Pleuronectes platessa chromosome 18, fPlePla1.1, whole genome shotgun sequence.
GAAGAACTGTCACAAAGAATGTGGAATGAATTGTCATTTTTCACTCATGTTTCAAGACAGTGCAGTTCCTCAGAgctcattttgtgtgtttttttacaacattCATCTAGTCGCAGTggtctctcttctttcttcatATCCATCCTGTCTGTCCTAAGTGCTTCTTCGCAAACATGACAGTCCATGCGAATGGAAGTGTGAGAAGCCTGCTCTCCCCTCAGGCCGGAAGTACAGTGGCTGCAGTGCCAGGGCCTCAGCTGCAGTGGTTGGCCTGTGTCAGTCTATCTGAAGGGTTGGTCTGATCCACCAGTTCCTCAGTCTGGATAATCTGTTggacaaataaacatttgattaaGAAAACAAATCCAACCAATAGAAATAAATCCTGCAAAGAAGTATTTCTTAATGCACTTATGGAGGTACGTGGATGTAACCTGATTGTGACAATACAGGGATGTAATTAGGCACAACACTTACAGCATATTTACTCTGTAACCCTTCCACCACAACTTTACACCAGTTGTAAAAAACAACTAGGTTTTAATATGTGAGATTCAAATTTTAAGGTAGATGGTGAAATCATGTTGTTCTTATTAAACAAAATTGTGTAATTTGAGTTGATAGACTCTGTGGAGGCCCACATCtatttcaaaacaaacacaaaacggGCCTAATACATTTTCGAGTGGTTTATGGGAATTCCATACGAATATTGCAATGGTACATCTGCCAGAACATCAGAATGATCTTCTATCGCATTGATTTTCCATCTGGGTATTGTGCGTAAAATGCGCATGAGAGACTATTTTGGCACAGCTGGTCTCCCCGCAAGATGAAGGACGACTTGAAAGCAGGTAACCCTACCTTGCTGTCCCATCCACATCAGCTCTGCTAGTGGGATGCAGTAGACAGGGACCACGCGCCCCCCATCCTCCAGACCGAGAACGCATAGCTCAGGCGTTCGTGCGCCACGTAGCTGCAGCTGGTTCCCCGCGCGTCCAGCTCGTCGCTTTGCAGGACTTGGCATAGGAAGTCGATGTACCGGGCCGCGAGCTTCAGCGTCTGGATCTTGCTGAGTTTGTCCGACGGCAGAGTGGGGATGATCTTCCGTAGAGAGGTGAACGCCTCGTTGAGAGACTGTGTCCGTTGCCGCTCGCGGACGTTGGCCATTACGCGCTGCGTATGGAGGTCTTCGAAGGAGCCCTCGGGGCTGCTGCTGGCCTCGCTGCCACCGCTCCCGGCACTGCCTCCTCCGCCCTCACAGCTCTTCCTGCACCTCTTCTTACCGCGGCCCGGGCTCTGGCTCTCCgcgtccccctcctcctcctccgcgtCTACGCTCCTCCGTGCAGCCCGCCGCTTCCTCGCGCCTCTCCGCGGAAGATGAAGGTCGGTCTCCTCCTCGCTGTTCCCCGCACTGTCCATCGGGGAGGAGTCCTCTTCCCGCATtgtctttgtattttaaaaaaacCTTGTCTGTGGACTGGAGGACCGTTATAGCCCCTGACCCGGATCCCCAGAGCTGGTTACAACATCAACAAACAGGACAGGTAATGAGGAGCGCTGCCTTCAGTGGCTGTGGGCTGATGTTACGGTAAATCTCGTGCgccacggagagagagagaggtggctgCCAGAATGGGACGATCGGGGCTCTTATAGGAGCAGGCAGGAGGATTTTGGGGAGCGCTGTGATTGGGTGGAAGAGTGTAACATAATACTTAGGAAGAAGGAGCGGTCTAGCTATAATATTAGGAATAGAGGTTAAGACAGACTCGCTTTTACACAGGATTGAGGAGAGTGGGTGTAGTCTGGGCGGTGTTATTGAATCGTAGGTGTAGATTTGTGCAAAGGCCGAAATAATTAGGGATGAATTCTTTCCCTCTACCACACCCCTATTTATTACTGCCTCAAATGCATTATGTTGTCTTGTATTTAGTGTAAATTTAACAGATATATTTAGGAATGTCTGTAAAAACGAACGTGGATAAGAGATTACACCATCTCCATGTTCACTGAATTTGCTTTTTTGAGACACTGAGACCAGAAATTCCCCAAAAGGCCTGATGTCTGTTGTCGGGCTTCTTGTTTTCTAGTCTGGGCCCTGCTTGGGAGCAGTGGTGAACAATATCAGTCCTACTGAAACACAGGAGGTTGACACAGCGGGAGGCCTCCGCTCGTATACGCAGACCGAAGGTGTTTATTTTCCTGTCAGCAGCCCCGCGTCGAGGTATGCGCTTAAATGGGTCTGACTCACGCAGGGATCTCAACACCGCGGCTCAGGTTTAAAAGAGTCGCCGTCCCAGGGAGCTCTCAGGGCGGATCCGTGCGCACAGCGGGACGCAGAAAGGCGGTGGACGGACGGGGCGCAATGCAAACACTGGAGGTGATAAAGATGGAGAaggggggagggatgagagagaaagagttgcGGGTTCATATGGAGCCCAAACACTCAACACATGACCACCCAGCCCTAGGGCCTACACAGTGATAACGTCTATATAGCAGAAAACTGTGGCTGAAAGAAGAACAACTGGAAGTGGTTAGAATAAGCCTGGGAATGTCGCAAACAGGATGAGGATAACAGCAGCTCTCAGTTTAAAAGGAGACACCACCGCAAGCTCCTATCGGACCTAAATCTCCCTAATCTAACTGGTTCAACACTCAGGGACATGTTACCCCGCTTGTCCCTGCACCCCTCTCCTCTTATCACTGACTCAATTCACACCTCAGTGTCAAAGACAATATCCAGCGGTGTGCCACGAACCCTAGATTTTCAAATGCACTTCATTTTGATCTGATAACGCTTTTAAATATTCCTCATTTAAGGGGAGGATTTTCTCTCGTGGCAAATActgtctcacacaaacacactctctctctcacacacaaacacacacacacacacacacacacacacacacacgcacacacagacacgcacgttCATTGTGTGTCTGATGGATCAGGTGAGGCGAGCGGCCGTGTCgctctccaaggtgctggaaacacACCTGACATCCACACCTCCCTCTTGCTTTTTACTCATCCttttacacaacaaaacaaatggatCTATGTGATAGTTGTATGATCGGCCATTGTAATCGTATATATTCAGGGAAAATGAGCATGAACTCAGTTTTTTGTCCTTGCTGTATTTGAGTGCAACGAACACATACGTTGCAATAAGATACGTTTATTTCTAAGCAAcatacagatatatatatataatggaaTGTTGAATGTTTGGAGAAAGAATACTCCGCTTGTTTCAGtctaataatttaataattgtATATGTGGCCACTGATATACAGATAACTCTTcttataaaattataatattacattttgcaAAAGGTCAAAAAAGTCTAAGGTATTTTCTTAAATTTGCAGCATAAGATTTAGATAATATTGAATGTTAAGAAGCGATCAGTTAATTCACTTTTGTCCATGTTGAAGTCAGTGGCAAACCCCGACTGGTGCAGTGTCCGTGGCGTGGACTTAAAATCGTTTTGAGTGTCATGTGTTCTCCAGCAGGTCCCTCATGAAGGAGATGTAGACGATGGCGAGGCGCAAGGTGTCGATGCGGGACAGTCTCTTCTCGTACGCGAATGTGGGAACTTTCGTCCTCAGCTCGTCAAACGCCTCGTTCAGGCTGTACATCCGCTTTCTCTCCCGCACGTTGGCCGCATGGCGCTGCACCACGGTGATGATCCTCCTGCGTTTGGACGCGGCGTGGTCGTGCGCCCCGCGGCTGTAGTACCTCGGCGGGCTCATAGCCAGACGCTCGGCGCGGAGCTCCACTGTGCGCGTGTCGTTTTCCAGGCTCAGACTCCAAGACGAGTCGTCCTGCCACCCCTGTTTGCTTGGGCTGGGCGTTGTAGTATTCACCTGCTTTGGTCCCAAAGCTATCTTCTGCGGAAACTCTATCAGGCTCATGTCATTGACAAAATTGATTAACGCAGAGTCCACTAAACGGCCTGGCAGCTCCACATCCATCCTCCAACTGCAGCCTCATAGAGAATATTTCACTGCTGTCACTTTTATACGTCTGCTTCTCAGTCAAGCGCAAGAAGTGACGCCAATCAAAGCCTTCAGGATGAGCTTAAGTCCTtcaacagacacagagactgaagcaggagcagcatCTCAGAAAGTGAATCCAAATCCGGACAAAGCACGACAGGATCAGATCCTATTTGGCTCAAATCCAAGACCCTTTCCTGCTGTTTTAATAAGTCGTCTGTGCCACTTCACAGCGCCACATCTTCCAGCTCTAGATAGAGTCCATTTCTGTCCATCAGTCGGCCCATGAGTGGGCTGAATCCAGGGAGAGAGGCTTAAACAGGCCGAGAGGAAACTGGAGGGCCCTGCCAATTGATGTGCTGTCCTGGAGGCCCTTAATGAGCTTCTGAAGAACGGAGGCTCTTGACAGAGGGTCATACAGTCTTGTTTGcactctctcctctgctttagAGGCTAAATAATGACACTTTTACCACTTAAACGGGCCAGGGGAAGACCAAACACAACATTCCCTGACAGTCACTATACACCACAAGCTTTTCTGTTGCAAATTAAAGCAAATAGCCCAACTGTCGGTTACCATGGAAAGACAGTGTCCACACTGGGCCTGTAGAGAGGAGGTGTAGCCTGGAACTAAAGCAGTGCTTGGTTATCAGTGGCcgaattaaacacatttttagatgATAGTTGCACAGATCATACAAATTTACTCTGATCTGTTTGATTGAGACTTtatgaacctttaaaaaaaaaagaatggaaCTTTACTTGATCATTTCTCGTATCCTCTTCCACTTTTTTCCCCTCAGGTTCACACTTTCCTTCTGCAATAGGTTTCAACATGGTCTTACATATCCAAAGAATTTAGCGTAAAGATTTATATAATGGTAAATCCTAGGGTTAATTGATAAAAGAA
It encodes:
- the twist1a gene encoding twist-related protein 1a, which encodes MREEDSSPMDSAGNSEEETDLHLPRRGARKRRAARRSVDAEEEEGDAESQSPGRGKKRCRKSCEGGGGSAGSGGSEASSSPEGSFEDLHTQRVMANVRERQRTQSLNEAFTSLRKIIPTLPSDKLSKIQTLKLAARYIDFLCQVLQSDELDARGTSCSYVAHERLSYAFSVWRMGGAWSLSTASH
- the LOC128462159 gene encoding fer3-like protein, which produces MDVELPGRLVDSALINFVNDMSLIEFPQKIALGPKQVNTTTPSPSKQGWQDDSSWSLSLENDTRTVELRAERLAMSPPRYYSRGAHDHAASKRRRIITVVQRHAANVRERKRMYSLNEAFDELRTKVPTFAYEKRLSRIDTLRLAIVYISFMRDLLENT